Genomic window (Paenibacillus sp. PK3_47):
CAGTAACTTATATGAAAATAAGATCCGATATTGACAAAAAATTAACAGGGAAGTAAGATGACTGTTAAAAGTTATTAGTAATATTTACGATTAAAACAATCAGACAGTAACAATTGTTACTGCTTTGAAATGGATTTTGGAGAAGGGCGGATCATAAATGAGTCGTGTACCTATCACAGTAATATCCGGATATTTAGGATCTGGAAAGACTACAATGCTCCTGCATCTTTTACTGTGTAAAGAACATTTGCGTATCGGACTGATCGTTAATGATTTGGCTGAAGTCAACGTGGATGCGAAGACTATTGAGAAAAGCGAGTTCTTTACGGACAAGGACCGTCTAGTGGTCATGTCCTCCGGCAGCATCAGTTCAGATTTAAAAAGGGAATTAATCGAGTCTGTGTATTATTTAGCTGCATCAGGTGAAGTGGATTTGATTATTGTTGAAGCTTCAGGCGTTGCACTACCGCAGTTAATAGCGAATACCATCATTAACGGAGTCACTCAAGAAGGAGTACCACTTAATACAGTCTCACGTTTGGATACTAATGTTACGGTTGTAGATGGATACAGGATTTTAGGGCAGTTCACCTCCGAAGATGGCATGTATAACGATGAATATGTAGACAGCAACCAATTGATCATCAATCAAATTGAATTTTGTGATGTACTGGTCTTCAATAAAGTTGATTTGTTAGCTCAAGCTGAAAAAGAATATTTGTCATCGTTTGTTAGGAAAATCCAGCCGCGAGCTAAGTTTATTGAAACTTCCTTTAGTCGTGTCATTGTAAAAGATGTCCTGAACACCGGATTGTTTGATGAAAGCAGTGGCATTCAAGACTTTCTGGATACAGAAGATCTAAGTGAATTTGTAGAGAATGAAGCAGACCAGCTTGGCATTCAGTCGTTTGTTTACTGCAGAAGAGAGCCCTTTCATCCTTTGCGTTTTGATCAATGGCTCGATCGTTGGCCGCGGGAAGTAACAAGGTGTAAAGGGGTAATGTGGCTGATCACGCAAGCTGAAACGGTGTTCAAGATTTCTCAATCAGGACGGGCGATGGACATCATTCCCGCAGGCTACTGGATTGCTTCCCTCAATCCGGTGGAGATTACACAGTTATTTAAAGTTAGAGAAGGACTGAAAGAGATTTGGGATCCTCGATTTGGTGATCGCATGATTGAGCTCGTCTTTATAGGAAAAAACATGAACAAAGAGCAAATCATACACGATCTAGATGCCTGTCTGGTCCAAGAGGATGAATCCGTGGATAGTAACGAAGATCCATTTAAGTTACCGGCGCAGGAATACAATTAAAAAAGCAGAAAAGAGGCGTACATATGGCACAAGATAAAATCCCTGTCACTGTACTATGCGGTTATCTTGGATCCGGTAAAACCACCGTACTTAATCATGTATTGAACAACAGAAAGGGCTTAAAGGTTGCTGTTATTGTGAATGATATGAGCGAAGTTAATATTGATGCTGAACTGGTTAGAGATGGGGGAGGTTTGTCCCGAACTGAAGAAAAACTGGTAGAGCTGTCCAATGGGTGTATATGCTGTACGCTTCGTGAGGATTTGTTGACCGATGTGGAGAAGCTGGCATTGGAAAAGAAATTTGATTACATATTGATTGAATCAACCGGTATTGGCGAACCTGTTCCAGTAGCGCAAACATTCAGTTATGTAGATGAGGAAAACGGAATTGATCTCACCCGTTTAACCAGATTGGATACCATGGTTACTGTAGTTAATGCCCCCGAGTTTCTGAAGGATTACAACTCTAAAGAAACACTTCAGGACCGCGGACAACAGGCAGTGGAAGGAGATCGACGCAGAATCGTTAATCTTTTAATCGAACAAGTAGAGTTTTGTGATGTTCTTGTTATTAATAAATGTGATCTGGTGTCATCAGAAGAACTTGCTCATCTAGAAGCTGTACTTACAGGCATACAGCCGACTGCCAAAATCATTAAATCTGTTCAGGGGAATGTAGATGTGAATGAAATTTTGAATACAAAAAGATTTGATTTTGAGCAGGCAAGCCACTCTGCCGGTTGGGTCAAGGAACTAATGAAGGAAGAACATGTCCCAGAAACAGAAGAGTATGGTATTTATTCGTTTGTGTATAAAAGAAAAATCCCATTTCATCCAGAACGCTTATTGAAATGGATTGCAAAATGGCCAGGAGAGGTTGTGCGAGCCAAAGGAATTATGTGGATTGCCACCCGCGACCGCAATGCGATCTCGCTCAGTCAAGCAGGAAGTTCTAAACAGCTTTCCAGAGCGGGTCTGTGGACAGCTGCTTTATCCGAAGAGGAGAAGCAGGCATTTGGTATTCATGAGGATACATTGAAATCGCCGGATTGGGATGCGAAGTGGGGGGATCGTGTAACCAAGCTTGTGTTCATTGGAGTGGACATGGATCAAAACGGAATTGTCACTTCATTAGATCAAACCCTTCTGACCGAAGCAGAGATGAAGCAGGACTGGAATAAGCTAAATGATCCGCTACCCGCTTTTTAGTGAACGGCTGACGTACAACTATTGGACTGAGGGAGGAAACTAGCTTAAATTAAAGCGGCTTGGTCTAGGCATTCGTCGGACTAAGCCGTTTTATCTTTATGGACCGTGCGCTAAGAAATGGGTGCTCCTATTCAATAATATTTGGAGGATTGAAATGAAGATTAACAATACAGAAGAAAAGATAATCAGTAATCACTCAGAACAGCAATGGCGACGCAGAGAGAAAGAGTTGACTGCTTGGCTA
Coding sequences:
- a CDS encoding GTP-binding protein, whose translation is MSRVPITVISGYLGSGKTTMLLHLLLCKEHLRIGLIVNDLAEVNVDAKTIEKSEFFTDKDRLVVMSSGSISSDLKRELIESVYYLAASGEVDLIIVEASGVALPQLIANTIINGVTQEGVPLNTVSRLDTNVTVVDGYRILGQFTSEDGMYNDEYVDSNQLIINQIEFCDVLVFNKVDLLAQAEKEYLSSFVRKIQPRAKFIETSFSRVIVKDVLNTGLFDESSGIQDFLDTEDLSEFVENEADQLGIQSFVYCRREPFHPLRFDQWLDRWPREVTRCKGVMWLITQAETVFKISQSGRAMDIIPAGYWIASLNPVEITQLFKVREGLKEIWDPRFGDRMIELVFIGKNMNKEQIIHDLDACLVQEDESVDSNEDPFKLPAQEYN
- a CDS encoding GTP-binding protein; translated protein: MAQDKIPVTVLCGYLGSGKTTVLNHVLNNRKGLKVAVIVNDMSEVNIDAELVRDGGGLSRTEEKLVELSNGCICCTLREDLLTDVEKLALEKKFDYILIESTGIGEPVPVAQTFSYVDEENGIDLTRLTRLDTMVTVVNAPEFLKDYNSKETLQDRGQQAVEGDRRRIVNLLIEQVEFCDVLVINKCDLVSSEELAHLEAVLTGIQPTAKIIKSVQGNVDVNEILNTKRFDFEQASHSAGWVKELMKEEHVPETEEYGIYSFVYKRKIPFHPERLLKWIAKWPGEVVRAKGIMWIATRDRNAISLSQAGSSKQLSRAGLWTAALSEEEKQAFGIHEDTLKSPDWDAKWGDRVTKLVFIGVDMDQNGIVTSLDQTLLTEAEMKQDWNKLNDPLPAF